A genomic segment from Candidatus Hydrogenedentota bacterium encodes:
- a CDS encoding DUF2304 domain-containing protein, with protein MDIRQKVLAAAFGLTLLVTILELVRRRKLRVEYSWLWILAGVAIVVIGLNYPLLEWITQFIGAGWTSSTLFFFGIFFVLALSLQFSVKISRLETEVKNLAQELALREPKAPR; from the coding sequence ATGGATATACGTCAGAAAGTACTTGCGGCCGCGTTCGGGTTGACGTTGCTCGTAACGATTCTCGAATTGGTGCGCAGACGCAAACTGCGCGTCGAGTATTCGTGGCTATGGATATTGGCCGGCGTTGCGATTGTCGTGATCGGTTTGAACTATCCCTTGCTCGAGTGGATTACGCAATTCATTGGGGCTGGTTGGACGTCGTCGACGTTATTCTTCTTCGGGATATTCTTCGTGCTCGCGTTGTCGTTGCAGTTCAGCGTGAAGATTTCGCGGTTGGAGACCGAGGTAAAGAACCTTGCGCAGGAGTTGGCGTTGCGCGAGCCGAAGGCGCCACGGTAG
- a CDS encoding 16S rRNA (uracil(1498)-N(3))-methyltransferase, translated as MPHLHRFYTDVTPDGNNLIQLTGHEAHHALHVVRLKLGDTIEIFDGAGREWEGRVVKMTRHDVEVEVWECRATGRAPAGLTLFQAGLHRDKATEELIRHGSEIGITRIVFFPSHHSERQPRASDKWRRTAIEACKQCRRAWLPEFDTADSLEDALARATGTLLVATAELPSVPVAQAITSPEVSLFVGPEGDFTEQELGAFVAREAKAISLGDATYRSEVAAVLAAALVMYELGLLGPVRTRSSNWAGLSIPPSG; from the coding sequence ATGCCGCATCTTCATCGTTTTTACACAGACGTGACACCCGACGGGAACAACTTGATTCAGTTGACCGGGCACGAGGCGCACCATGCCTTGCACGTTGTACGCCTGAAACTGGGGGACACAATCGAAATTTTCGACGGGGCGGGCCGGGAATGGGAGGGGCGCGTGGTCAAGATGACCCGCCATGACGTGGAGGTCGAGGTGTGGGAGTGCCGCGCGACCGGGCGCGCGCCGGCGGGGCTTACGCTGTTTCAAGCCGGGCTTCACCGTGACAAGGCGACCGAGGAGCTTATTCGGCACGGCTCGGAGATCGGGATTACCCGGATTGTGTTTTTCCCATCGCACCATTCGGAGCGACAGCCTCGCGCGAGCGACAAGTGGCGGCGGACGGCCATCGAGGCGTGCAAGCAATGCCGGCGGGCGTGGCTTCCTGAATTCGACACGGCGGATTCGTTGGAGGACGCGCTGGCGCGCGCAACCGGGACGCTGTTGGTGGCGACGGCCGAGCTGCCTTCCGTGCCGGTCGCGCAGGCGATCACCTCGCCGGAGGTATCGTTGTTTGTCGGGCCTGAGGGCGATTTCACCGAGCAGGAGCTTGGCGCGTTTGTCGCGCGAGAGGCGAAGGCCATTTCGTTGGGGGATGCGACGTACCGATCGGAGGTGGCGGCGGTGCTGGCGGCGGCGCTGGTGATGTACGAGTTGGGATTGTTGGGTCCGGTGCGGACGCGGTCGTCGAATTGGGCGGGATTGTCGATACCACCGAGCGGTTGA
- a CDS encoding MarR family transcriptional regulator — protein MSLERELNLEVPFRDRYHEAVLSIVRTGSVLTNVGEQLFREFDLTEAQFNVLFSLKYNPHNVTQSDLGKRLVVTRASITSVLDRLEGKGLVARVDVPNNRRIYHVELTEKGKALIDEVEPLYREKIREAMQGLSERDCRDLIAVLERVRSHAGAQAELAVP, from the coding sequence GTGTCATTGGAGCGCGAACTAAACCTCGAGGTCCCCTTCCGGGATCGATACCACGAGGCAGTTCTCAGCATCGTGCGCACGGGCAGCGTCCTCACAAACGTGGGCGAACAACTGTTCCGTGAGTTCGACCTTACCGAGGCCCAGTTCAATGTGCTGTTCTCGCTCAAGTACAACCCGCACAACGTCACGCAGTCCGACCTGGGAAAGCGCCTCGTAGTGACGCGCGCGAGCATTACGTCCGTGCTGGACCGGCTGGAAGGTAAAGGTTTGGTGGCGCGCGTGGACGTGCCGAACAACCGGCGCATCTATCACGTTGAACTGACGGAAAAAGGCAAGGCGTTGATCGATGAAGTCGAACCGCTCTACCGCGAGAAAATCCGCGAGGCAATGCAAGGATTGAGCGAGCGCGATTGCCGCGACCTTATCGCGGTACTCGAACGCGTCCGATCGCATGCGGGCGCGCAAGCAGAATTGGCTGTTCCTTAA
- a CDS encoding MFS transporter: MHTEETVVYNGHVRRYRPIGFWAFVATQFQGALNDNLFKGVIVFFLAAVTGQGRDSLGAIGTVVMALPFILFPGFFGVLADRYSKKDITVWSKYLEVFIMAAGMAGFLTQSQFFLFALLFLMAAQSAMFGPAKYGVLPETLAEELLSWSNGIVQMTTMIAVILGQVLSGHLYEYLGPDRVYLAGLVLTALSCVGVFTSWNMTRPEPANPSAAFPLNPWKGMGHDLATIWNNRWLRMIAFGYSYFWFAGAILLSAILGLQDELGLRESQTANLTGLLSLGIGLGSFGAGVASRGKIEMGLVPIGAGLLGLSCILFYWFGQSYESSIVLLFLMGFGGGVFDVPLAAGLQYLSPKQTRGSIIAAANMLTWVGILFGGGVYMLLPYTGLGIHGTFVAVGVTTLAVLLVVCALTPIMLVRAVLWVLANTFYRLNVRGRTNIPEEGGALLVANHVSFIDALVVSAAIDRPIRFIMHDEIYQTWWIRPIAHMLGAIPISAMGGPRELVQSMRTATQAIRDGEIVCIFAEGQISRTGQMLPFRKGFERIMKDVEAPIIPVQLDRLWGSIWSFANGRFFWKLPRRIPYHITISFGKPLAHDADTIAVRYAIMELGTEAWMARKLEQPLLHRAFIRTVRAHPFAMALADGRTPKLSFFMAYVGAIALGRKLKNILGPEEMTGILLPQSVGGAVTNIALQIMGKVAVNLNYTASNESVASAARQCGIRHVLTASEFLQRVPIAVPGETVLLDDVKKTITPRDKLIAVFLAVFCSMRFVERALGSPKGRTEDDLCTVIFSSGSEGEPKGVMLTHKNVLTNCEAVAQVFPHETGDGFMGILPFFHSFGFMGTLWMPLWRGFFAVYHPNPLEPKIIGQLIYRYRPRFLIATPTFLQGFIRRCLPEELSSLDYVVTGAEKLPQRVREAFLAKFGVEPLEGYGTTECAPAVSVSVPDFRAPGFYQVGTKHGSIGQALPGISVKIVDPDTEERLPHGEPGLLLVKGPNIMKGYLGQPEKTASVLKDGWYNTGDIAAIDEEGFIVITDRLARFSKIAGEMVPHTKVEETLHKLLDMNEQTFAVTSVPDEQKGERLIVLHTLMDGELEVLVDKLKDSELPNLWRPKPTSFYRIAEIPVLGTGKMDLKKIKALAKEMDVGE, translated from the coding sequence ATGCATACCGAAGAGACCGTAGTGTACAACGGTCACGTTAGGCGCTATCGACCGATCGGCTTTTGGGCGTTCGTCGCGACCCAATTCCAAGGTGCGCTCAACGATAACCTGTTCAAAGGTGTGATCGTATTCTTTCTTGCCGCGGTGACAGGACAGGGCCGCGACTCGCTTGGCGCGATCGGCACCGTGGTCATGGCGCTGCCGTTCATTTTGTTTCCCGGCTTCTTCGGCGTGCTTGCCGACCGATACTCGAAAAAGGACATCACCGTCTGGTCGAAGTATCTCGAAGTATTTATTATGGCAGCGGGCATGGCCGGATTCCTGACGCAATCGCAATTCTTCCTGTTTGCATTGCTATTCCTCATGGCTGCGCAGTCCGCAATGTTCGGCCCAGCGAAGTACGGCGTCCTTCCTGAAACGCTCGCGGAAGAACTGCTCTCCTGGAGCAACGGCATCGTCCAGATGACAACCATGATAGCCGTCATACTCGGCCAGGTACTTTCGGGACATTTATACGAGTACCTCGGTCCGGACCGCGTGTATCTCGCAGGTCTGGTGCTGACGGCACTTTCGTGCGTTGGTGTTTTCACCTCCTGGAATATGACCCGTCCGGAGCCCGCGAACCCCTCGGCGGCGTTCCCGCTGAATCCGTGGAAAGGTATGGGGCACGACTTGGCGACCATTTGGAACAATCGCTGGCTGCGCATGATCGCGTTCGGATACAGCTACTTCTGGTTTGCCGGCGCAATTCTGCTCAGCGCGATTCTCGGGCTGCAGGATGAATTGGGCCTGCGCGAATCGCAGACCGCCAACCTCACCGGCTTGCTGTCGCTCGGTATCGGGCTCGGATCCTTCGGCGCGGGTGTGGCGTCCCGCGGAAAAATCGAGATGGGACTCGTTCCCATCGGCGCGGGTCTGCTGGGCCTCTCGTGCATTCTGTTCTACTGGTTTGGCCAATCGTACGAGTCGTCCATCGTTTTGCTCTTCCTGATGGGGTTCGGCGGCGGCGTCTTTGACGTTCCGCTTGCCGCGGGCTTGCAGTACCTCAGCCCCAAGCAAACGCGCGGCAGTATTATCGCGGCCGCGAACATGCTCACCTGGGTCGGCATCTTGTTCGGCGGCGGCGTATACATGCTGCTGCCATACACCGGCCTCGGCATTCACGGCACGTTCGTCGCCGTCGGCGTGACGACGCTCGCCGTGCTGCTCGTAGTCTGCGCGCTCACCCCCATCATGCTCGTGCGCGCCGTGCTGTGGGTCCTCGCGAACACCTTCTACCGGCTCAACGTGCGCGGCCGCACGAACATCCCCGAAGAAGGCGGCGCGCTGTTGGTCGCAAACCATGTGTCGTTCATCGATGCGCTGGTCGTCAGCGCGGCAATCGATCGCCCAATCCGCTTCATCATGCACGACGAGATTTATCAGACGTGGTGGATCCGTCCAATCGCGCACATGCTCGGCGCGATTCCCATCTCCGCAATGGGCGGCCCGCGCGAACTCGTCCAATCGATGCGCACCGCCACGCAAGCGATCCGGGACGGCGAGATTGTCTGCATCTTTGCCGAAGGCCAAATATCGCGCACCGGCCAGATGCTGCCTTTCCGCAAAGGCTTCGAGCGCATCATGAAAGACGTCGAAGCGCCCATCATCCCGGTGCAACTCGACAGGCTGTGGGGCAGTATCTGGAGCTTCGCCAACGGGCGCTTCTTCTGGAAACTGCCGCGCCGCATTCCCTATCACATCACAATCAGCTTCGGAAAACCGCTCGCGCACGACGCGGACACCATTGCCGTGCGTTACGCAATCATGGAACTCGGCACCGAAGCGTGGATGGCCCGCAAGCTGGAACAGCCGCTGCTGCACCGCGCGTTTATTCGTACGGTGCGCGCACACCCGTTTGCGATGGCCCTCGCCGACGGCCGCACACCGAAATTGTCCTTCTTCATGGCCTACGTCGGCGCCATTGCGTTGGGCCGAAAACTGAAAAATATCCTCGGCCCCGAAGAAATGACGGGCATCCTGCTGCCGCAATCCGTCGGCGGCGCGGTCACCAACATCGCGCTGCAAATCATGGGCAAGGTCGCCGTCAACCTCAACTACACCGCGTCAAACGAATCTGTCGCGTCCGCCGCACGGCAGTGCGGCATCCGGCACGTGCTGACCGCGTCCGAGTTCCTGCAACGCGTGCCGATTGCCGTGCCGGGAGAGACGGTGCTTCTCGACGATGTAAAGAAGACGATTACGCCGCGGGACAAACTGATCGCCGTCTTTCTCGCGGTATTTTGCTCGATGCGCTTCGTCGAACGCGCGCTCGGCTCGCCGAAAGGCCGCACCGAAGACGACCTCTGCACCGTCATCTTCTCGAGCGGCAGCGAAGGCGAACCCAAGGGCGTCATGCTCACGCACAAGAACGTGCTGACCAACTGCGAAGCTGTCGCGCAAGTCTTCCCGCACGAAACCGGCGACGGTTTCATGGGAATCCTGCCGTTCTTCCACTCGTTCGGATTTATGGGCACACTGTGGATGCCGCTGTGGCGCGGTTTCTTCGCCGTCTACCATCCAAACCCGCTCGAACCGAAAATCATCGGTCAATTGATCTACCGATATCGACCCCGTTTCCTCATCGCGACGCCTACGTTCCTGCAGGGGTTCATCCGCCGTTGCCTGCCGGAAGAATTGAGCAGCCTCGACTATGTCGTCACCGGCGCGGAAAAACTGCCGCAGCGAGTACGCGAAGCCTTCCTCGCGAAGTTCGGCGTCGAACCGCTCGAAGGCTACGGCACCACCGAATGCGCGCCCGCAGTTTCCGTCAGCGTGCCCGACTTCCGCGCGCCGGGCTTCTACCAGGTCGGCACCAAACACGGTTCGATCGGCCAGGCGTTGCCCGGAATTAGCGTGAAAATCGTCGACCCCGACACCGAGGAACGTCTCCCGCACGGTGAACCCGGCCTGTTGCTCGTCAAGGGCCCGAACATCATGAAAGGCTACCTCGGACAGCCCGAGAAGACCGCCTCGGTGTTGAAAGACGGTTGGTACAACACCGGCGACATCGCGGCCATCGACGAAGAGGGATTCATCGTCATTACCGATCGTCTCGCGCGTTTCAGCAAGATCGCGGGCGAAATGGTCCCCCACACCAAAGTCGAAGAGACGCTCCACAAACTGCTCGACATGAACGAACAGACGTTCGCGGTCACGAGCGTCCCCGACGAACAAAAGGGCGAACGCCTCATCGTCCTCCACACGCTCATGGACGGCGAACTCGAAGTGCTTGTCGACAAACTGAAAGACTCCGAGCTGCCCAACTTGTGGCGTCCGAAACCCACGTCGTTCTACCGCATCGCCGAAATTCCCGTCCTCGGCACCGGCAAAATGGACCTGAAGAAGATTAAGGCGCTCGCCAAGGAAATGGACGTCGGCGAGTAG
- a CDS encoding glycerophosphodiester phosphodiesterase family protein: MRAIPVFTLSCLCIVLACSAGPLPPLSNSDAIALVEFKSGALAGARVETSQSQYTVTGNAPDGAISAQIDPVAARVLSISQAGKETYTFPGVIAVGHRGTVKFAPENTIAAFNKAIEIGVDLLEMDVRETKDGKLVIMHDISIARTTTGRGNVAEMTLDEIRSFDAGSKFGAKFSGEKAPTFAEALEAIKGRALPDIDFKAGDPRKVIDAVRAAGLVGKCTLYCGDWARLHDTLELEKGFVIRPTSPKGIDGLEKVIQEFDPPIINIDWANFSEEFIRAIHLKGKLAFVNTMGKTDGRESIVRAIDAGADYIQSDEIDVLIHVLREKGLHK, encoded by the coding sequence ATGCGAGCGATTCCTGTGTTTACGTTGTCGTGTCTTTGCATTGTGCTTGCGTGCTCCGCAGGTCCACTGCCGCCGCTCTCGAACTCGGACGCAATCGCTCTCGTTGAGTTCAAGTCCGGCGCGCTCGCCGGCGCCCGCGTCGAGACGTCGCAATCGCAGTACACCGTAACCGGTAACGCTCCAGACGGCGCAATCTCGGCGCAAATCGATCCCGTCGCGGCGCGCGTACTCTCCATCTCACAAGCGGGAAAGGAAACCTACACGTTTCCCGGCGTCATCGCGGTGGGCCATCGCGGCACAGTCAAGTTCGCACCGGAGAACACCATCGCCGCGTTCAACAAAGCCATCGAGATCGGAGTTGACCTGCTCGAGATGGACGTGCGCGAAACAAAGGATGGCAAGCTGGTCATCATGCACGACATCAGCATCGCACGGACCACGACCGGCCGCGGCAATGTCGCCGAAATGACGCTCGATGAAATACGCAGTTTCGACGCGGGCTCAAAGTTCGGCGCGAAGTTTTCCGGCGAAAAAGCGCCCACCTTCGCGGAAGCGCTCGAAGCGATCAAGGGCCGTGCGCTTCCAGACATCGATTTCAAGGCCGGCGATCCCCGGAAGGTCATAGACGCAGTCCGCGCCGCGGGGCTTGTTGGAAAATGCACGCTCTACTGCGGCGACTGGGCAAGGCTCCACGACACGCTCGAACTCGAGAAAGGTTTCGTAATCCGCCCTACTTCGCCGAAAGGTATCGATGGGCTGGAAAAGGTAATTCAGGAATTCGATCCGCCCATCATCAATATCGACTGGGCGAACTTCTCCGAAGAATTTATCCGCGCAATTCACCTCAAGGGAAAACTCGCATTCGTCAACACGATGGGAAAAACCGATGGAAGGGAGAGCATCGTCCGCGCGATCGACGCAGGCGCGGACTACATCCAATCCGACGAAATCGATGTCCTGATTCACGTCCTGCGCGAGAAAGGTTTGCACAAGTAG
- a CDS encoding alkaline phosphatase: MLCSRIAGLCALTVSFVLPTNAADGPRAKNIIVMVADGWGFNHIEATDYYQYGEQGKQVYQRKFTLYPMSTYSVSGDGYDPAKAWTDYEYLKKGAADSAATATTMSSGVKTLNGAIGMGPDGKPLEHAIEVAERAGKATGVVTSVQWSHATPAAFVAHDKSRGQYEIIAQQMIRESACEVIMGAGNPDYDNEGQPIKRKHVKKADDAKPDNSFRFVGGEKLWRELKAGKAGGDCDGDGKADYWKLVQSKDDVAKLMTGRTPKRVLATVEAAETLQASRKGVDDTREDDMPFQTPLLANVPTLQEMALAAINVLDDDPDGFYLMIEGGAVDWACHANAAGRMIEEMIDYNKAVEAVVQWVEQHSSWEETLVVVTGDHECGFVLGPGSKPELKPIVNNGKGNMPGFEFHHKSHTNQLIPCFVKGAGSELFAEAAKQEDPKRGKYIDNTDIGMITKRLMGAGGP; encoded by the coding sequence ATGTTGTGCAGTCGAATAGCCGGGCTTTGCGCGCTCACTGTAAGTTTTGTGCTTCCTACAAACGCGGCGGACGGGCCACGCGCGAAGAATATTATCGTGATGGTCGCCGACGGATGGGGCTTCAACCACATCGAGGCGACGGACTACTACCAATACGGCGAGCAGGGCAAGCAAGTCTACCAGCGTAAGTTCACGCTCTATCCCATGTCGACGTACTCGGTGAGCGGCGACGGGTACGATCCGGCGAAGGCGTGGACGGATTACGAGTACTTGAAGAAGGGCGCCGCGGACAGTGCGGCAACGGCAACGACGATGTCGTCCGGCGTGAAAACGTTGAATGGCGCGATTGGAATGGGGCCGGACGGAAAACCGCTTGAGCATGCGATCGAAGTGGCGGAACGCGCGGGAAAGGCGACTGGCGTGGTTACGAGCGTGCAGTGGAGCCACGCGACGCCGGCCGCGTTTGTGGCGCACGACAAGAGCCGCGGACAATACGAGATTATCGCGCAGCAGATGATTCGGGAAAGCGCGTGCGAAGTGATTATGGGCGCGGGCAATCCGGACTACGACAACGAAGGCCAGCCAATCAAACGGAAGCACGTAAAGAAGGCGGACGATGCCAAGCCGGACAATTCGTTCCGTTTTGTCGGCGGCGAAAAGTTGTGGCGCGAACTCAAGGCGGGTAAAGCCGGCGGCGATTGCGACGGGGACGGCAAGGCGGACTATTGGAAGCTCGTGCAATCGAAGGATGACGTCGCGAAGTTGATGACCGGTAGAACACCAAAGCGTGTGCTCGCGACCGTGGAAGCGGCGGAGACGCTGCAGGCGTCGCGCAAGGGCGTGGACGATACGCGCGAAGACGATATGCCGTTCCAAACGCCGCTGCTGGCGAACGTACCGACGCTGCAGGAAATGGCGTTGGCGGCGATTAATGTGCTTGACGACGATCCGGACGGGTTCTACTTGATGATCGAGGGCGGTGCGGTGGATTGGGCGTGCCATGCGAACGCGGCCGGCCGCATGATCGAGGAAATGATCGATTACAACAAGGCCGTTGAAGCCGTGGTGCAATGGGTCGAGCAGCATAGCTCGTGGGAAGAGACGCTGGTCGTCGTTACCGGCGATCACGAATGCGGGTTTGTGCTCGGGCCGGGCTCGAAGCCGGAACTGAAGCCGATTGTCAACAACGGCAAGGGGAACATGCCGGGCTTCGAGTTTCATCACAAGAGCCACACCAACCAGTTGATACCGTGTTTCGTGAAGGGCGCCGGATCGGAGCTGTTTGCCGAAGCCGCGAAGCAAGAGGACCCGAAGCGCGGGAAGTACATCGATAACACGGATATCGGAATGATTACGAAACGGCTTATGGGCGCAGGTGGACCCTAG
- a CDS encoding alpha/beta fold hydrolase, with product MPRNPDGIMIGAEARELGDPNSPNAALFVHGFVGAGTNFNQLPQKFADAGWFVRVMRLPGHGTSPRDVEIVTADELEAAVLDEVAQLRERHERIVLVGHSMGGTLCTLAASKTNVDGLILGGAYFGVTYRWYYVLPPEVWTDLSSHVIRWVYKGHLFTQVNDRSQLPNILSYTWVPTKAGVTLNELGRRVNKPETLEHVTCSIIMFHSHHDIAASQEAASNALKRMRSSDKQMIWVDKSNHHVFWDFDRDLILDESLKFAAKVAQGDDEEPIELPSIR from the coding sequence GTGCCACGAAATCCCGACGGCATAATGATCGGCGCGGAAGCCCGCGAACTCGGCGATCCAAACTCGCCAAACGCAGCCCTATTCGTCCACGGCTTTGTTGGTGCGGGAACAAACTTCAATCAACTCCCACAGAAATTCGCGGACGCCGGTTGGTTCGTGCGCGTCATGCGCCTGCCCGGCCACGGCACCAGCCCGCGTGACGTTGAGATCGTCACCGCGGACGAACTGGAAGCGGCAGTGCTGGACGAAGTTGCGCAATTGCGCGAACGGCACGAACGCATCGTGCTCGTCGGCCACTCGATGGGCGGCACGCTCTGCACGCTCGCCGCATCGAAGACCAACGTCGACGGCCTCATCCTCGGCGGTGCGTACTTCGGCGTGACCTACCGATGGTATTACGTGCTGCCGCCGGAAGTGTGGACGGACCTGTCCAGCCATGTCATCCGCTGGGTGTACAAAGGCCACTTATTCACACAGGTCAACGACCGCTCGCAGCTCCCCAACATTCTGAGCTACACGTGGGTACCCACCAAGGCCGGTGTTACGTTGAATGAACTCGGCCGCCGCGTGAACAAACCGGAAACGCTTGAACACGTTACCTGCTCCATAATCATGTTCCACTCCCACCACGACATTGCCGCGTCACAGGAAGCTGCGTCGAACGCACTCAAGCGTATGCGCTCGAGCGACAAACAAATGATCTGGGTGGACAAATCGAACCACCACGTCTTCTGGGACTTCGATCGCGATTTGATTCTGGATGAATCGCTGAAGTTTGCCGCCAAGGTCGCGCAAGGTGACGACGAGGAACCCATCGAGTTGCCTTCGATTCGCTGA
- a CDS encoding shikimate dehydrogenase: MHAIDTSTALCAVIGNPVAHSLSPRMHNAAFRAAGLNYVYLAFHVEQVEAFLSGVRAMPSFRGVSVTIPHKRAVMAHLDEIEPMARFVGSVNTITHEHGRLVGSTTDGRGALRALTESGVNLTGRRVLFLGSGGAVRAVAFAVAELTKAAHVTILGRTARHVEELVGDLHAAKLLRVSGGSLERDLRDAIASADIIIQGTSVGMEPNEGESCVPQELFCPGQVVFDMIYRPHETRLLREARAAGCAIVHGIDMLLYQAALQFERWTGVLCPMDAMRQSVADLAG; encoded by the coding sequence ATGCACGCGATTGACACGAGCACGGCGTTGTGCGCGGTGATCGGCAACCCGGTCGCCCACTCACTTTCCCCGCGGATGCACAATGCAGCGTTCCGCGCCGCGGGGTTGAACTACGTTTATCTCGCATTTCACGTTGAGCAGGTCGAGGCGTTTCTGAGCGGCGTACGCGCGATGCCGAGTTTTCGCGGGGTAAGCGTGACGATACCCCACAAGCGCGCGGTGATGGCGCACCTCGACGAGATCGAACCGATGGCGCGTTTTGTGGGCAGCGTGAACACGATCACGCACGAGCACGGCCGGCTGGTCGGTTCGACGACGGACGGGCGCGGCGCCTTGCGCGCGTTGACGGAAAGCGGCGTCAATCTAACGGGACGGCGCGTGTTGTTTCTCGGGTCGGGTGGGGCGGTGCGCGCGGTGGCATTTGCCGTGGCGGAGCTGACGAAGGCCGCGCACGTGACCATCCTCGGGCGTACGGCACGTCACGTTGAGGAACTGGTCGGCGACCTTCACGCGGCGAAGTTGTTGCGCGTTTCGGGTGGATCGCTCGAACGCGATCTGCGCGACGCCATTGCGTCGGCGGACATTATTATTCAGGGCACGTCGGTGGGCATGGAGCCGAACGAAGGCGAGTCATGTGTGCCGCAGGAACTGTTTTGCCCCGGGCAAGTCGTGTTCGACATGATCTATCGTCCGCACGAGACGCGGTTGCTGCGCGAGGCTCGCGCGGCGGGGTGCGCGATTGTGCATGGCATCGACATGTTGCTGTATCAGGCCGCGCTGCAGTTCGAGCGGTGGACAGGTGTGTTGTGTCCGATGGACGCGATGCGGCAGTCTGTGGCGGATTTGGCCGGCTAG
- a CDS encoding sigma-70 family RNA polymerase sigma factor: MDLEAADDEALAEALKRGDRQAFDELVRRHQGRVYAIAYRITCNRDDALDVAQEAFIKAFRKIESWQPVGGFLPWLLRLTTNQAIDAVRWRKRRRTEPLESVDAEGQIRQAEHAAPGGTGRDIRAQEIESRVQAALSALSPAQRAVFVMRHYEGLQLADIAVVLGCSVGSVKVHLFRALRKLQKELRDLHGLGEEKANEGQ, translated from the coding sequence ATGGACTTGGAGGCCGCGGACGACGAGGCGTTGGCCGAGGCGCTCAAGCGCGGGGACCGGCAGGCGTTCGACGAATTGGTTCGTCGACACCAGGGCCGTGTCTACGCGATTGCCTACCGCATCACCTGCAACCGGGACGACGCACTCGATGTCGCCCAAGAGGCCTTCATCAAGGCGTTCCGAAAAATTGAATCGTGGCAGCCCGTGGGCGGGTTCCTCCCCTGGCTCTTGCGCCTCACAACCAACCAGGCCATCGACGCCGTCCGGTGGCGCAAGCGCCGCCGCACGGAACCGCTCGAATCGGTGGACGCCGAGGGTCAGATCCGACAGGCGGAGCACGCGGCGCCGGGCGGCACCGGCCGCGACATTCGCGCACAGGAGATCGAATCGCGCGTGCAGGCTGCACTCTCGGCGCTGTCCCCCGCGCAACGCGCGGTCTTCGTCATGCGGCACTACGAAGGGCTTCAACTCGCGGACATCGCCGTCGTGCTGGGGTGCAGCGTGGGAAGTGTGAAAGTCCATCTTTTCCGCGCGCTGCGCAAGCTTCAGAAGGAACTGCGTGACTTGCACGGGCTGGGCGAAGAAAAAGCAAATGAAGGGCAATGA
- a CDS encoding glycosyltransferase family 2 protein: protein MSSDTMILLPAFNEEANVARVVGRVKDAVPEATVVVVDDGSRDKTGERALDAGATVLTLPYNLGYGVALQTGYKYALRMGHSYLVQLDADGQHDPQCIPRLLDYVRGGGSNLCIGSRFLEGGTYAVPFARRAGMYVFRRVASVLLGQTITDPTSGFQAMDRRVIALYCHDSYPVDYPDVDVIVMLHRHGIRIAELPVTMFPGGGKSMHAGLRPVYYLFRMGLDIPLNLIRRGDGT, encoded by the coding sequence ATGTCGTCCGACACGATGATCCTGCTGCCCGCATTCAACGAAGAAGCGAACGTTGCGCGCGTGGTCGGCAGGGTGAAGGATGCCGTGCCGGAGGCGACGGTAGTCGTGGTGGACGATGGTTCGCGGGACAAGACCGGCGAACGGGCCCTCGACGCGGGCGCGACGGTATTGACGTTGCCCTACAATCTTGGTTACGGCGTGGCGCTGCAGACGGGCTACAAATACGCGCTGCGCATGGGGCATTCCTACCTCGTTCAACTCGATGCGGACGGTCAACACGATCCGCAGTGCATACCGCGATTACTGGATTACGTGCGTGGCGGCGGAAGCAATCTGTGTATCGGATCGCGTTTTCTCGAAGGCGGCACGTACGCGGTGCCGTTTGCGCGGCGGGCGGGTATGTACGTGTTTCGACGCGTGGCATCGGTGCTGCTGGGGCAGACGATTACCGATCCGACCAGCGGATTTCAGGCGATGGACCGGCGCGTCATCGCGTTGTACTGTCACGATTCGTATCCCGTGGATTATCCCGATGTTGACGTGATCGTGATGCTGCATCGCCACGGAATTCGCATCGCCGAGTTGCCGGTCACGATGTTCCCCGGCGGAGGGAAGTCGATGCACGCTGGGTTGCGGCCGGTGTATTACTTGTTTCGGATGGGCCTGGATATACCGCTGAACCTGATTCGGCGCGGGGACGGCACATAG
- a CDS encoding histidine triad nucleotide-binding protein: MSNDCLFCKIANGQIPSSQVYNDTHFYAFRDINPAAPSHILIIPRKHIERISEAAEADIELLGRLFLTANKVAEQEGLSDFRYVINCGPQAGQSVYHIHLHLLAGREFYWPPG, translated from the coding sequence ATGTCTAACGATTGCTTATTCTGCAAGATTGCGAACGGACAGATTCCGTCGTCGCAGGTGTATAACGACACTCATTTTTATGCGTTTCGCGATATTAATCCCGCCGCCCCTTCGCACATCCTGATCATTCCCCGCAAACACATCGAACGGATTTCGGAAGCGGCCGAAGCGGACATCGAGTTGCTTGGCAGGTTGTTTCTCACGGCAAACAAAGTGGCCGAGCAGGAAGGGCTGAGCGACTTTCGCTATGTGATCAACTGCGGTCCGCAGGCCGGGCAGAGCGTTTACCACATTCACCTGCACCTGCTGGCCGGGCGCGAATTCTATTGGCCGCCGGGTTAG